The segment GATACAAATGACATTTATGAGGAAATTCGCCAGACCTCACAAAACATTACCAAACAGTTGGATGATCAATTGGAAATTGATGTGTCTTATACAGATAAACAACTGCTAGACACAGGATCAGCCTTTGCTAAACTCCTAGAGCAAAGCAATGCCCTTCTGACCCCTGGCACAAGTCCAACACAGCTCTCAGCCCCTGTGTCATTCTCTGAAACAGGAACAGGAGGACGAATACCTGATGTTAGAGTAACTCAACACTTCTCCAAAGATGGGCATAAGGATAGACTGAGAGGTCCCGCTGGCAAACATGTCATCATACCTGCTACCACTATAACTGCATATGGAGTATATGCCAGGGATACTGTCTCTCAAACAACTACCAGTCAAACAATGACAACAATGCAGTCCACTCTGTATGACCACCAGACAGACAACACTGTTACAGCAACCACCAGCATCTTAAGTGTGTCTAGCAAAATAGCTGAAATCACTCAGGCTTATGGTCAACGAGAGGGAAAAAGGCCATCGGACAGAGTCCACTTAAGAGACAATGCCACTCCACCTGAGTCTGTAACTGAAGCACGCACTTCTAAAGCCTATGCATACTACAAAGAGAGTCCACCCCTTTCACCTACTTCATCTCCTGCTTATAGTCCATCTCGATCTCCTAACAGGAAAACAGCTGAATTTTCAACTCAAACATTTGGCCCCTCAGAGGCTTCTGGCCCTTTCTCTCCTGTAATGGCACAGGCCACTCAGACACCTCATAGGACTTTTTCATCACGTCTTTTTAGACAGCAGTCTTCTCAGGATGGTTCTTTTATGGTGATAACTATTGGATCTGAGCCCACCAGCCCGTCAAAGCCAGTAACTGTTAACACTGCCACCTCTCCCTTGTCCTCACCGACCAACTTTAGTTACCAGTCAAATTATGAATTTTATTCTTCACCTGTAAGCCCTCCAGACACACCGCCACAACAACAGTCACCGAGGCATGGTTTCTATGGAACCCATAAAATTGAGAGAGTTAATGTTGGGACAAGCATGGTAACTGCTGCAAGCACGTACAGTCGTGGCTCACTTTCAATGGAAAACATATCTTTGTGTCGTATTTCCACAGTACCTGGAACATCAAGAGTTGAGCAAGGACACAAGCTACATAGTGCAAGTGTTACAGACCTAAGAACTGCTATTAGGTCATCTCCAATTATTATGACAGATCAGGGACTGGACCTGACTTCATTGGCCACTGAGGCACAAAAGTACTCGGGTAATACTGAAGGGAGCCATTCCACAACTATCCAACCTCTTATAATGAACTTGCAGGCCCAGGAACAGACACATGTGGTTGTCTCAACAGCCACAACAGTTAGTGTAACTGTTGCTGCCTCAATGTTTATATCTCAACCCAAGCATCCTATGGCTTATGGTGATCCCCTTCAAAACAGAACTGATTTGAGCCAGGGCATGGGAACAGTGGTATGTCTTCTACAGAACAAACAACCACCAGTTGACCCATCTATACCAAATATTGATGCCAAGCTGGAAGATCTAAGTTTTCAGCAGCAGCAGTTACTTAAGCAGCAGCAGAAGCTCCAGCAGCAACAAAATCTCTTAGAGCAGCAACTTCATCAACACCATCAGCTTCAACATCAGCAAGCTGCATCATTTGGAAAACTTAACCTATCTACTCAGTTGCCACTATTAAAGAAAGACCTAATTGTTAGTCAGACAAGTTCTGCTCCTATGGTCAGTGCAGTATCCCCATCTGTTAACACTGATATGTTTAACATTGGTGGATCATTGGAGTTAAGGGCTAAGCCAATAGAACCTGGTGCTGTAAACCTGGTAAATGTCCAACCTCAAGTTATGATGGTCCAAGCAGATGGTACACAAGGATCACATCTAACCCACCTTATCAAAGCAAAGGAAGGGCATGGTATTATAGATCCTACAGAGCAAATCAAGAAAGAGAATCAAGTGGCTTGCTGTGATGTAGTTTATAACTTGCCGTTTAGTGGCAGCTGTGTGGGTGGTCCATTTTCTCAAAAGCCAATAGCAGATGAGACAATTGTTAGTGAGCCTTCACAGTTTTCTTCTGCACCACCACAACTCTATCAACCAACAGAGTCTCGACAAGAGAAACAACAATATCAAGATTTTGCATCAAAATCATACACACTCCCTTTCTCTGGTCAGCTGCAGCCATCCTTGTCTGAGACCAATCTTGCAGATGTAGGTTTCCAGCCTTATCAATCAAAGCCTGACACACACTTAAAATCCTCTGGAGAATTGACTATGGATTTAGTTAAGCATGGCTATGAAGGAGGATATCTTGGATTAGGACTGCAATATGGCTCTTACACTGATCTTCGGCAAGGTGATGTGGCAGCTGCACCATTACCTATAAGAAGATACAGTTCTCTGTCCAATATCAGTTCAGATTATGGATACTCTTCACGTGACCTTGCTAGTTTCCAGGAGTCTAACCTTGCCCAGTATAGTGCAACTACTGCTAGAGAGATTAGTAGAATGTGTGCAGCCCTGAATTCAATGGATAGATATGGCAGCAACCCTGATCTTCTACAGTTAGGTGCTGGACGAGTTGTTGGTCCACCTGGTAGAACAAGTTTGCAGCAAAGTTTTAGACCAAGCTTTATGTATGGCCAAGATGGAAAGCCTCTTTCTCAAGCTCTTACTAGCCTAATCAATGCAAGACAAGCCAGCCTTAGAGCAATGTATCCATCAGCTATTAGGTCAGCTGATGGTATGACATATTCAACTATTAACACACCTATTGCATCCACTGTGCCAATCACAACACAGCCAGCATCTGTGCTGCATCCGTTATTGAGAGGTGTTTATAGACCATATATAACACCAAATATGACACCAGTTCCTCTGGCTAGCCTCAACAGAATGCCTTTGGCCCCCAGAATGCCTCTTACAGGACAGGCACCTTACCATTTCCCAACCCCcagtagtccttctgtttcaaCTTCTGTTTCTACAAATGTTCCGGTTGCAATCACAAAAGAGCAAGAGGCACCTCTATATCTTGGAAAGTCTCCAGTAAGCTCTTCAGCTCCTTGGACGTCTGCAACACTAACTTCTACTGTTCAAAGCTGCCCAACCtcaacaaattttggattaacACAAGTGGCTTTGCCAGAAAGCCAATCACAATTTCAGCAACAACCATTAAACCTTTCTCAATCCCACTTTCACACTCAGTCTTCCACTTACAGTGAACTATCAAAACAGGCACCTGCAACCACTGCAACAACTTATGAACGACCTCTACAAGAAATTGATACAGAAGAAGACAGGCTGCATCGTCAACAGGAACAGTTATTAAAGTTTGAAAGAGAGAGAATAGAGCTTGAAAAATTAAGACAACTGAGGGTTCAGGAGGAACTTGAGATGGAACGAGCAGAATTGCAACGTCACAGGGAAAAAGAGCATATGTTAGTACAAAAAGAAATTCTGGAGCTGCAGACCATTAAACAGCATGTTTTACATCAGCAGCAGGCTGAAAGAGAAAACCAACTTGTCCTGCAGAGAGAACAACTTGCTCAGCAGAAACAGCAGCTTGATCAGATACAGTCACTGCAGCAACAGCTTCAGCAGCATCTTAAGGAGCAAAAGAGACAAAAAACTGCTGCTTTTACTTCTCAACTTGTCTGTGACCAAACTGGCAGAATTATTCAGTCACAAGAGCTGCCATCAGATATGCAATATGGTGAAATTCAAGTGTCTTCCAGGTCCCTGCCCAACTCTTCATCGGAGATGTGCTTAAGGAATAACGAGGGGCAAACAGATCATAGGTCTATGCGGAAACAAAGATCAATGCCTCGTCTGCAGGATGGTATTGAGGGAGAGGTAACAATGTTTTCCTTGCCCAGTAGGATTGTAGACAGCAGTGTGCAaacagatgatgaagatgaaggaGAAAGATACCTTATGTCCAGGAGAAGAAGGACTAGGCGTAGTGTAGATTGCAGTGTTCAGACTGATGATGACGAAGATAAAGTCGAGTGGGAGCAGCCTGTCAGACGAAGACGTTCACGGTTCTCTAGGCACTCAGAATCTGGGGCTGATTCTAAAACTGAAACTCCAACGTTAGCTGCAGCTCCCAAAGTAACATATTCCAGTATTGCCATCCAAACTATTCAGGACTGCTCTTGCCAAACAGAGACAGAACAGCTAGGGAAAACCTTCCCAGCAATACATGTTACTGTGCCAGACCCCAACAAAGTGGAGATTGTCCACTACATTTCTGGTCCAGAGAGAACCCAAAAAGGGCAAAGCTTAGCTTGTCAGACAGAACCTGAGTCCCAGTCTCAGGGTGTGGTAGTGCCACAAATTGTGACCACCACAATTAGCCCATATTCCAACAGTGCACTTGTGGCATCAGCAGATCCACTAGTCTCTCGTCAACAGAATGTCTCAAAGTTTGAAAAACGGAAGCCAGATCCTTTGGACATTGGATACCAGCAGCACCATTTGCACAATGAGTCGCTGTCCAGTGTGATTCGGCAACCACCCAAATCTCCTCAGGTGCTGTATTCTCCTGTATCTCCTCTGTCTTCACCACATCGTATTATAGAGACATCATTCTCATCTAGCGAGAGGCTAAATAAAGCCCATGTTACTCCACAGCAGAAATCCTATACAACTGAGTCAGCACAAAGACATCAGAGCTTACCTCGGCCAATGAAGAATGTTCAGCGATCTTTGTCAGATCCCAAACCCCTCAGTCCCACATTTGATGAGCAAACCAAGGCTAGAATATCTCTTTACCAGCAGCAAGCACTTCAGAGTCAGGTATGGGTGGAAACATATTCTGTGTTAAATTTAAATGTTCACTTATGTTTACAGTATTAATGTGCTTTAaagtttatctggatttttgcAGGTCTGGCTCCTGATTCAAAATTATTAAgtgcaataaagaaataaacagatGCATACGTACACACATAAAATTACGTAGGAACCATTGCTTAATGTCATtcagaaatctaaaataaatctGAATGTTTATAAGTTTATTTTACAACACTATTTCAGaggttaatgtttttgtaaaatgttCCACCATTTTTTCATTTTAGATTTTAAATTTGTAATATGATAACTACATCCACATTACTGTGTAAGATTGGACAACAGAGTTTTTACGTTTATTACATTGTTTTAGCCAAGTCTCTTTACTTGTTCTAATTGAGACTCTATTAATAAGTGAGTATTACCAAAGTATAAGTATTACCAAATGTTAGTTTGCCATATCAGCTtcttctgttttatttgttcctatgtatttttgtttacttttgtaGATTATGTAATTATCTATGTGTTATGTTTTGCTGTCCAAAAAGCAGGTTTATTAATATATGTTGTTATTTCTAATGATTTCAGATATAAACAGTCTGGTCTTCAGCTAGGACCAGTCTTAATAGAAACTAGGTATCGTTTTGATTAGTGCAATATGTAGAAGGTTAATAAATCTTTCACAAACTATGTTTCTGCACTTCTAAACTCTGCTTTACccaatattatttgttttaaagagGTGTTTCTACAGAGCCTGTAATATGTAACATTGTGCTGTGATATTTTTTGCATGCTTTTGATTTTTTTACTCTCCCTGCCCAATTTATCATTGCAGTTAATGGCACTTCAACAGAGCTCCCTCCTGAGAAAGGTTAAAAGAACACTGCCAAGCCCCCCACCTGAGGAAACTCAACTATCAATGGTAACCCCTGCCCTGCCCCAGATGTATGTGCCCTCAATGCCCTCCTTGAAGACTGCTTCCCGTCCAGGCCTAGCAGCCAAGGCCAGTCTCCTGAAGGACCTGACCCATGAATTAAAGGCTGTTGAGCAGGAATCTACTAAACTTCGAAAACAACAGGCTGAATTGGAAGAGGAGGAAAAAGAGATTGATGCCAAACTTCGATACCTAGAACTGGGTATCACACAGAGAAAGGAAACTTTGGTGAAAGATAGAGAAAGGAGAGAGCTGACATATCTGCGCTGTATGGGTGACACACGAGACTACATGTCAGATTCTGAATTAAACAACCTTAGACTGGCAGCTGTAGCCACATCTGAAAACAATGGGCTACTGACAAGACCAAGCACAGCACCTCTTAGCCAGTTTACCAGTGAACCGGACTATACTGCTGCACAGTTTCCATCTACGTCGTCTTTTATGTCCTACCAGTACCCACAGAGTCAATCAACTGCAAACGCCCCCCAGGCCTCTACATTCCAGAGCACGGGATTCAACCAGCCTCCCTATCCTACAATCTCCCAGGCCCAAGCTCTACCTCAGCCCACACCCCTGCATACCCATCATCATACCCCCTCTTATCAGGCTCAAGGGACCTTTCCACCTCAAGGCTTCCCACCAAGCCAACCACCATACCCAACAGATCATAGCGTACTACCTTCTTCTCAGCCAAGCCATCCAGGATTTCATCCTTCTCAACCACCTGTTGGTCAAACTCCCTACCCAACCCACACTACACCATACCCGAGCCAGACACCACCCTACCCGGTCAGTCAGGCAAGTACCTACCAGCCACTGGCAGATATACTAACTGTCCATCATAGGCCACGTCAGACTTCACTGGCTGACCTTGAACACAAGATGCCCACTAACTATGAGGTTATAAGCAATCCTACTGTTGTAGTAACAACCACAGTCCAGGATTCTACATATAGCCAGTCTGGGTTAGTTCCATCTTTTGGACAGTTTACCACAAGCATGGCAAACATGTACGGACCATACTCAACCTCAGTTTCAAGTACTTATGGTGGCTACCCAACTACCACAGCAAGTTCATATGGCTCATATACAACAACTTCAGCAAGTAGCTATGGACATTATACTACAACTATAGCTAATACATATGGGTACACAACAACTACTGCCAGTTCTTATGGACAGTATACCACCACAATTGCTAACACATATGGGCAGACAATGCTGTCTGACCATCTGCACTCAGTAGACAGCTCCTCTGCTTATAATGGAGATAGCATTTATGGTTCTTCCAGTGTGGAGCAGAATGTTCCAAGGAACTATGTAATGATTGATGATATAAGTGAACTTACCAAAGAGGGCATGGGCACCACCTCAGACCCACACCGCAGTGAGGGCTATGGGCGCCATGGGGGTGATGGACTGCACACACGAGGGGGGAGCTCCTACGGCAGACCAGAGGATGAGCGTGATGCAGAGATGTACGATCATCACCATGGCAGGGGTAAGAGCACTGGCAGCTACCAAGCACGAGGGCGAGATACGCATGGCCGGGTAGTGGGCAGCAGTAGTATGGGTGGGGGATCCACATATTACTGTGATGACTACAAGTACTCAACAACCACAAAGACAACCCAGAGGAACCCCATAAAAAACTTGACCTCATCTATCATTTCTTCAAAGAGAAGCAAGCATCGTAAGCAAGGCTTAGAGCAAAAGATCTCCAGGTTCTCCCCAATAGAGGAAGCTCGTGATGTGGAGGCTGATCTGGCCTCATACACCATGAGCACCTCTACTACAAGTGGTTATGGCACAAGTTCGCGCTCACGAAAACTTCAAGACGAAATTTGTGGGCTGAGACAGACTACATATGACCCACATCGGGGCTACTATGATGATGAACATTTCTATGGCTATGGCAGGTCCCGCTCAGCTGGTTATGGCATGGATAAGATTTCTCAGGAGACGGGCTATCGGAGCAGGTCTTATGAACCGGACTATACAGACCGATCATACAGGAGTAGCTATGGCCGCAGCAGATCTCAGTATTCTGAAGAGGAAAGCCCAATTAGTCCACTGGGAAAATTCATGGCCAGTAGGCATACCTACTATCATCCATCTCATTCATATGGTTCAAGTCACTCTCTCCCCGATGTACAGGACCATATTCGAGATTTGCCACGGACCATTGTCTACAAACCAGATGATATGTACATTATAGACGATATGTGTTGCGCTATGTCTGACAGTGAAGGTAAATGGGTACTAAATGCCAGAATCACTGTCTACTTTATACATCCCCCACCCACCCAGAAAAAGACAAATAAAAGAAGATGTAAAGAAAGGAAAGCCCAGTGCATGCTTATGTTGTGCCTTTAGGCAACCAGCTTTAATCAGAACTAACCTAAATTGCATTGCATAAAAGTTATTGTGCTTcactttattttttctgttttaaggCATGATTTTTTTATAGGTTGTCCTGCAAATTTTAGAAAATGCCTGTTCATCAGAAATAGTGCTTTAAATGTTGTGATGtattttttgtactgttttGTATGCGGTGTACTTGGCTTTAGAGTGCTATGCATGAATATTAAGCTCTagttttctgttttgttcttttcttttttttttgtctttgcaTGAGATTGCATGTGTTTGTCACCACTGGACTTGGAAATTAATTGTGATCTACTTTTGGTTTCCAAAGCCTACCATCTCGGACAGGAGGAGACTGATTGGTTTGAGAAGCCCCGAGATGCTCGTGGTTCCCGTCACTATAGCAGTAGCCATACCTCCTCTGGAAGGCGTGGTCACGTCAAACACACATACCATGACTATGATGAACCTCCAGAAGAAGACCTTTGGCCACAAGATGAATATGGCCATTCACGTCACACATCTTCTAGAGAGCATCGTCACCATGGTAGTGGAGGTTCTGGCAGACACTCTACTTCCCGCCACTCTGATGAGCCTCGATCATCTAGATCATCTCGCTCCTCAAAGGACCCAACCATGCGGCATGATTCACGATCCTTGTCCTCTACTTCAGGAAAGGGAGGAGATTCTCGCTCTCAGGGCTACCACTCTTCTGATTACTCCCGTGACCCCTCAGGCCACCACCATAGTTCACGCCCTGGGAAACAGTCCTCCCATCACCAAGTTTCTTCCAGCAGAAAGCAGCAGGATCCCCAAGGCCATATATCATCCTCTAGACAGCTGGGCTCAGCTGGTTTAGGGCAGAGAGGTTCTGGTGGACCTTCAAGCTCAAGCAGACAGCCTGCCTCTCATCAGCTAGCTGATGCACAGCAAAGTCAACGAACCCAGCTACAACAGCAGGCACAGACATCAGCAGCTAGACCAGGACAGCAGACACCTACAGTGGGTGCTGTGCAGCCACAGCCAACGCAAGCCCAGCAACTCCAAGCTAAACCTGGCCAAACTGGTCCTGCAGCACGGGTTCCTACTGCAGGAGTACAGCCACCACCTGCTGCTGTGAGTAGTTTTGCTCATGAATGAGTTATATACTACTATTTGCATTTAGTACTACaattattagacactccaaccaATGCAGTTCTTTGCTTATGCAACAATTCATCTGAAACAAACATTAATAAGCCTTTAACTTGCTTTATTTGAAAAGTTGCgttcagcagatgcttttatccaaagtgacttacaattctgACCAAACTCAGTTTAagcaggggcccaacagtggcaacttggtggtggtgggtcttgaaccatcaaccttctgttaatgtgtccagtaccttaaccactgaccaAATGTTTGGTGGGTATCAAAAGgattcacacccccaccaactacatgcttgcacacacagttacttgtctgagcaaaagtatttacactcccaccaactgcatgcttgcacatacacacacagtcacctgcCTGAGCAAAATTATTCAGACCCCCACCAGGTGCATGCctgcacacacactgtcacctgcctgagcaaaagtattcagaccccacCAAGTGCATGCTTtcatgcacacacagacacttgcCTAAGCTAAAGTATTCCCACCCCTcacatacatacttacatacacCCTAGCAACCATGTATCAGCAACTGCAATTACtgcaatttcctttgggatcaataaagtgttatcttatcttatcttatcttaacatAGCAACTATTTCAAACACCTTAGCGAACATTCAGTAACAGCTTAGCAATCAACCCATTACCATAGCAACTACATAGGAGCACCTTAGCAACCATCCCCTATTTCTTACTAACAAACTAGcaacaccttagcaaccaccCATTATGCCTTGGCAAATGTCTAGCAACACATTAACAACCACTTAGCAACAGCTTAGCAAACTCTGTACACCTTGGCAACAGCATAGCAACTACACAGCAAAACGTAGCATGTTAGCAACTAAACCACTACCACAGCAAAAGCCTAGtaacaccttagcaaccacATTGCATCATCTTCGTAACTGCCTAGCATCTCCTAACAACAACCTATTACCATAGCAACCATCTAGCTATACCTTAGCAACCATCAAAGAAAACCTTAGGCAACCAACGAATACACCTTGACAACCACTTAGCAACACATTAGCATTTGCTGAGCATGCTTGTGTCACAATCAcatgtctgagcaaaagtattcacaccccacctACTGCAAtattgtacacacacagtaacttaAAATATTCACTTCTCTGCCACATACTAATGAATGTATCTAATATTAAGTACATTAAATGTTGTATAGTGTGTT is part of the Trichomycterus rosablanca isolate fTriRos1 chromosome 7, fTriRos1.hap1, whole genome shotgun sequence genome and harbors:
- the bsna gene encoding protein bassoon isoform X1; the protein is MGNEASLEGGEVGVAGAPVSVSASPSSAQHIKPVNGAAPGGGATLGTGSPMNRLSGAPQTAKTSYGPTGGIGTGGGLGTGGMGGMAGRGDTYRLATHESPRPSSTPPLQTHSSSQSKSADQGPGQHASRRNLQVDFSSSTTGRSGRSPSVSPDRGSTPSSPYSVPQIAPMPSSSKLCPICNTTELTNADGTPNFNKCTQCRTTVCNQCGFNPNPHLTEVQEWLCLNCQMQRALGMDMTTPRSKSQQQIHSSTHQSKPDLIIPPHSQPSAQPKSQTQHQTQPHSKIQPQTQSQASVGPQIQRGSTDSYKTGLQNIGPAVESEPSQIGSQGMQSRTQGQNVEFGQKSPSRPFQTGPRIPHPGAVPLPGLTKAPSQPDLRHASPVHQRRSEQIKSAGSSPARRPSSVHETPPQDGLTKLFGFGASLLNQASTLISVDPLPGGGTSAHSSPIRQQGAQGAKVVFSDANAKAGATKPGMGETMFSPGTHAPLQKQPLQQPQSTAHHQKASQLPANQQKGPQQQSLGLQQKGPQQQSPAHQQKGPQQQSPAHQQKGPQQQSPAHQQKGPQSPAHQQKGPQQQSLAHQQKAPQSSVKEPQKPKVNCPLCNTELNMGSNEPPNYNSCTQCHTQVCNMCGFNPAPHLVEKKEWLCLNCQTQRLMSGGLDDTPLSVPYSSPKHQPMGSPRHQVLASQQPPQQPHFQKVSNNQQTGTRTMAPQQKAQGAGPVLSTEAKPLKQSSTAPTSTTVSVSETQRKNKTIPKLENETEHVSAVHVETKSTHKKGTTEPILTNTAMKDEKKDLQRSRYYEDTNKTNSTHDLSRSPQSLSDTGYSSDGISSSHSEINGLIQEEEIKLSEQGMSGHVTPPSPSEITKLESSMRPLLESKVLSEGEKTWDREHGRDRKHRSQSLSISPDEYDSDEDLEDIMEEEEDTADWEAKRGLRAMADSGKEKKKKAERAEITDEEFMRRQIMEMSADEENEDEEEEEMEDEDEEDDDEGYGYQKTKKIHKHTSDSVKEKRRLTHHSSSFEEESKTSSEIYKGSAEEGEEELIGSQGGLRRFKTIELNNTSSYSRDIELSNENDLSMDREPELEMESLTDSPEERSRGEYSSTIPPTTSSYNSGTSPTSISSMEDDSDSSPSRRQRLEEAKQQRKARHRSHGPLLPTIEDSSEEDELREEEELLREQEKMREVEQQRIRSTARKTKRDKEELRAQRRRERSKTPPSNLSPIEDASPTEELRQAAEMEELHRSSCSEYSPSIDSEAEGFEISSKLYKSGSEYNLPTFMSLYSPTEKPETTSYTTIATTSSGKPLKSAEEVYEEMMRKAEMLQKQQKQQQQQSCLSQPYSTSAYQDEDRSNEQQYDDMYEYTDQDDTIYDNVDTNDIYEEIRQTSQNITKQLDDQLEIDVSYTDKQLLDTGSAFAKLLEQSNALLTPGTSPTQLSAPVSFSETGTGGRIPDVRVTQHFSKDGHKDRLRGPAGKHVIIPATTITAYGVYARDTVSQTTTSQTMTTMQSTLYDHQTDNTVTATTSILSVSSKIAEITQAYGQREGKRPSDRVHLRDNATPPESVTEARTSKAYAYYKESPPLSPTSSPAYSPSRSPNRKTAEFSTQTFGPSEASGPFSPVMAQATQTPHRTFSSRLFRQQSSQDGSFMVITIGSEPTSPSKPVTVNTATSPLSSPTNFSYQSNYEFYSSPVSPPDTPPQQQSPRHGFYGTHKIERVNVGTSMVTAASTYSRGSLSMENISLCRISTVPGTSRVEQGHKLHSASVTDLRTAIRSSPIIMTDQGLDLTSLATEAQKYSGNTEGSHSTTIQPLIMNLQAQEQTHVVVSTATTVSVTVAASMFISQPKHPMAYGDPLQNRTDLSQGMGTVVCLLQNKQPPVDPSIPNIDAKLEDLSFQQQQLLKQQQKLQQQQNLLEQQLHQHHQLQHQQAASFGKLNLSTQLPLLKKDLIVSQTSSAPMVSAVSPSVNTDMFNIGGSLELRAKPIEPGAVNLVNVQPQVMMVQADGTQGSHLTHLIKAKEGHGIIDPTEQIKKENQVACCDVVYNLPFSGSCVGGPFSQKPIADETIVSEPSQFSSAPPQLYQPTESRQEKQQYQDFASKSYTLPFSGQLQPSLSETNLADVGFQPYQSKPDTHLKSSGELTMDLVKHGYEGGYLGLGLQYGSYTDLRQGDVAAAPLPIRRYSSLSNISSDYGYSSRDLASFQESNLAQYSATTAREISRMCAALNSMDRYGSNPDLLQLGAGRVVGPPGRTSLQQSFRPSFMYGQDGKPLSQALTSLINARQASLRAMYPSAIRSADGMTYSTINTPIASTVPITTQPASVLHPLLRGVYRPYITPNMTPVPLASLNRMPLAPRMPLTGQAPYHFPTPSSPSVSTSVSTNVPVAITKEQEAPLYLGKSPVSSSAPWTSATLTSTVQSCPTSTNFGLTQVALPESQSQFQQQPLNLSQSHFHTQSSTYSELSKQAPATTATTYERPLQEIDTEEDRLHRQQEQLLKFERERIELEKLRQLRVQEELEMERAELQRHREKEHMLVQKEILELQTIKQHVLHQQQAERENQLVLQREQLAQQKQQLDQIQSLQQQLQQHLKEQKRQKTAAFTSQLVCDQTGRIIQSQELPSDMQYGEIQVSSRSLPNSSSEMCLRNNEGQTDHRSMRKQRSMPRLQDGIEGEVTMFSLPSRIVDSSVQTDDEDEGERYLMSRRRRTRRSVDCSVQTDDDEDKVEWEQPVRRRRSRFSRHSESGADSKTETPTLAAAPKVTYSSIAIQTIQDCSCQTETEQLGKTFPAIHVTVPDPNKVEIVHYISGPERTQKGQSLACQTEPESQSQGVVVPQIVTTTISPYSNSALVASADPLVSRQQNVSKFEKRKPDPLDIGYQQHHLHNESLSSVIRQPPKSPQVLYSPVSPLSSPHRIIETSFSSSERLNKAHVTPQQKSYTTESAQRHQSLPRPMKNVQRSLSDPKPLSPTFDEQTKARISLYQQQALQSQLMALQQSSLLRKVKRTLPSPPPEETQLSMVTPALPQMYVPSMPSLKTASRPGLAAKASLLKDLTHELKAVEQESTKLRKQQAELEEEEKEIDAKLRYLELGITQRKETLVKDRERRELTYLRCMGDTRDYMSDSELNNLRLAAVATSENNGLLTRPSTAPLSQFTSEPDYTAAQFPSTSSFMSYQYPQSQSTANAPQASTFQSTGFNQPPYPTISQAQALPQPTPLHTHHHTPSYQAQGTFPPQGFPPSQPPYPTDHSVLPSSQPSHPGFHPSQPPVGQTPYPTHTTPYPSQTPPYPVSQASTYQPLADILTVHHRPRQTSLADLEHKMPTNYEVISNPTVVVTTTVQDSTYSQSGLVPSFGQFTTSMANMYGPYSTSVSSTYGGYPTTTASSYGSYTTTSASSYGHYTTTIANTYGYTTTTASSYGQYTTTIANTYGQTMLSDHLHSVDSSSAYNGDSIYGSSSVEQNVPRNYVMIDDISELTKEGMGTTSDPHRSEGYGRHGGDGLHTRGGSSYGRPEDERDAEMYDHHHGRGKSTGSYQARGRDTHGRVVGSSSMGGGSTYYCDDYKYSTTTKTTQRNPIKNLTSSIISSKRSKHRKQGLEQKISRFSPIEEARDVEADLASYTMSTSTTSGYGTSSRSRKLQDEICGLRQTTYDPHRGYYDDEHFYGYGRSRSAGYGMDKISQETGYRSRSYEPDYTDRSYRSSYGRSRSQYSEEESPISPLGKFMASRHTYYHPSHSYGSSHSLPDVQDHIRDLPRTIVYKPDDMYIIDDMCCAMSDSEAYHLGQEETDWFEKPRDARGSRHYSSSHTSSGRRGHVKHTYHDYDEPPEEDLWPQDEYGHSRHTSSREHRHHGSGGSGRHSTSRHSDEPRSSRSSRSSKDPTMRHDSRSLSSTSGKGGDSRSQGYHSSDYSRDPSGHHHSSRPGKQSSHHQVSSSRKQQDPQGHISSSRQLGSAGLGQRGSGGPSSSSRQPASHQLADAQQSQRTQLQQQAQTSAARPGQQTPTVGAVQPQPTQAQQLQAKPGQTGPAARVPTAGVQPPPAATKPEPVAAPVTAIGAKAATQQPPKAAQPPLTGIGSKAAPRPGGIGSAAAGQSGLEGESVLSKILPGGAAEQAGKLGEAISGFGKKFTSLW